The Pochonia chlamydosporia 170 chromosome 1, whole genome shotgun sequence genome window below encodes:
- a CDS encoding mitochondrial Rho GTPase 1 (similar to Coccidioides immitis RS XP_001247479.1) — MASVRVCVCGDESTGKSSLIASLVKDQFMSNKIQPVLPQITIPPSIGTPENVTTTIVDTSARPQDRTTLRKEIRKCNVILLVYADHYSYERVALFWMPYFRSLGVNVPVVLCANKSDLAGQGNTPQIVEEEMLPVMAEFREIDSCIRTSAREHKNVNEVFFLCQKAVTHPIAPLFDYKEGRLKPACVAALKRVFFLCDKDQDGFLNDEEMREFQARCFDKPLTSDDLDNIKLSISKTMPDVNMERGIDQPGFLQLNKIYAEKGRHETIWIILRKYHYTDSLSLEDKFLHPKFDVPEYCSAELSPIGYRFFVDLFLLFDKDNDGGLNDQELEALFSPTPGLPTSWIDSSFPSSTVRNEAGHITLQGWLAQWSMTTFLEPKTTIEYLAYLGFESPNIKDDITAALKVTKSRKRRRRPGRVERNVVLCYLIGAPGAGKSSLLDSFLNRPFEGLYHPTIKPRRAVNSVELPGGKQVYLIFEELGELEPAILENQSKLDACDLICYAYDSSDPDSFSHIVDMRSKHPHLDELPSIYTALKADKDKTTQRSELQPDQYTSSLNMNTPLHVSVTWNSIAELFVALAETATNPSMGFPKTEEESPDRTSLYMALGATACAAVAAVMIWRRSTNAA; from the coding sequence TCCGCGTTTGCGTATGTGGCGACGAGAGCACGGGCAAGTCCAGCCTCATTGCTTCGCTCGTCAAGGACCAGTTCATGAGCAACAAGATCCAACCCGTCTTGCCCCAGATCACCATCCCGCCCAGCATCGGAACCCCAGAAAATGTCACGACAACCATCGTCGATACGTCTGCTCGTCCCCAGGACCGTACCACCTTGCGTAAAGAGATCAGGAAATGTAATGTCATTCTGCTTGTTTACGCCGACCACTACAGTTATGAAAGAGTGGCTCTCTTTTGGATGCCATACTTCCGTTCTCTCGGCGTCAATGTTCCCGTCGTACTGTGTGCCAACAAATCGGACCTCGCTGGTCAAGGCAATACCCCTCAGATagtggaggaggagatgctACCCGTCATGGCCGAGTTCCGCGAGATCGACTCCTGCATTCGAACCAGTGCTCGTGAGCATAAGAACGTCAACGAGGTCTTTTTCCTGTGCCAAAAGGCCGTCACCCATCCTATTGCTCCGCTCTTCGACTACAAGGAGGGTCGTCTCAAGCCAGCCTGCGTTGCTGCTCTCAAGCgagtcttcttcctttgcGACAAGGACCAGGACGGCTTCTTAAACGACGAAGAGATGCGCGAGTTTCAGGCACGCTGCTTTGATAAGCCTCTTACCAGTGATGATTTGGACAACATTAAgctgtccatttccaaaaccATGCCAGATGTGAACATGGAAAGGGGTATCGATCAACCCGGCTTCCTCCAACTGAACAAGATTTACGCCGAAAAGGGTCGACACGAGACCATATGGATCATTCTTCGCAAATATCACTATACAGACAGTTTAAGTCTCGAAGACAAATTTCTTCATCCCAAGTTTGATGTGCCGGAATATTGCTCTGCTGAACTAAGCCCTATCGGCTACAGGTTCTTTGTGGACCTGTTTCTGCTTTTTGACAAGGATAATGACGGAGGTCTAAACGATCAAGAACTTGAGGCTCTGTTTTCCCCCACCCCCGGCCTTCCAACCTCTTGGATTGACTCGTCTTTTCCTTCCTCCACAGTTCGGAACGAAGCTGGCCACATCACGCTGCAGGGCTGGCTAGCTCAGTGGAGTATGACAACTTTCTTGGAACCAAAGACAACAATCGAGTACCTCGCCTACCTCGGATTTGAATCTCCCAacatcaaggacgacatcACTGCTGCTCTCAAGGTTACAAAGTCTCGGAAGCGAAGAAGACGGCCCGGCAGGGTTGAGAGGAACGTGGTCCTCTGTTACCTGATTGGGGCTCCAGGAGCTGGCAAGTCTTCGCTTTTGGACTCGTTCTTAAATCGGCCTTTTGAAGGACTCTACCACCCGACTATCAAACCTCGACGAGCGGTCAACAGCGTAGAACTGCCTGGAGGCAAGCAAGTTTATCTCATTTTTGAGGAATTGGGCGAGCTGGAGCctgccattttggaaaaCCAGTCGAAACTCGATGCCTGCGACCTGATCTGCTACGCATACGACTCCTCCGATCCTGATTCTTTTTCCCACATTGTCGACATGAGGTCTAAGCATCCGCATCTCGACGAGCTGCCGTCCATTTACACAGCTCTCAAAGCTGACAAGGATAAAACCACCCAGCGAAGTGAGCTACAGCCCGACCAGTACACGTCTTCACTCAACATGAACACGCCACTTCACGTGAGCGTGACATGGAACAGCATTGCCGAGCTCTTTGTCGCCCTTGCCGAGACTGCTACCAATCCAAGCATGGGATTCCCCAAGACGGAAGAAGAATCCCCAGACCGTACAAGCTTGTACATGGCCCTCGGAGCTACCGCTTGTGCAGCCGTTGCCGCGGTCATGATATGGCGTCGTTCAACCAACGCAGCATGA
- a CDS encoding mRNA cap guanine-N7 methyltransferase (similar to Magnaporthe oryzae 70-15 XP_003717054.1) encodes MPDYDRDDRRRNGESSHSRSHKRRAPDDTQDDLPQPYNANTLQAAKRRAVSPSEQPRKQKRPGARARISESEREAIRQRQIEREREQAAQQAAAAEQTRMRGVHDVVRQHYNSVPERGRQWRTTDSKIKGLRVFNNWIKSCIIQRYSPDEDHTPGSRELGRSSGKDLLVLDIGCGKGGDLNKWQQAPQPIQLYVGLDPADVSIEQARDRYRTLSSRGGRGGRGGFNRRPPPRVFDARFHVKDCYRESIEDIEIIRQVGFDPSPMNKRGFDVVTMMFSMHYAFESEENARTMLRNVAGALKKGGRFIGCIPNSDVLGEKVREFNEKAAAKRAQKEQKEKQDGETTTPPPAEPEDGELEEGEEEPTAEWGNSIYRVRFPGKTPDDGIFRPAFGWKYNFFLDEAVEEVPEYVVPWEAFRALADDFNLELQFHRTFSEIWEAEKDDPELGPLSERMGVRERGAGPLLVSDEEMEAASFYIGFCFYKV; translated from the coding sequence ATGCCAGACTACGACAGAGACGACAGACGTCGTAACGGGGAATCATCCCACAGCAGGAGCCATAAACGTCGAGCTCCCGACGACACCCAAGACGACCTCCCTCAACCATACAATGCAAACACCCTACAAGCCGCCAAGAGACGCGCCGTCTCGCCATCCGAGCAACCACGCAAGCAAAAACGCCCCGGAGCAAGAGCCCGCATCTCAGAATCCGAGCGCGAGGCAATTCGGCAGCGCCAAATCGAGCGAGAGCGCGAGCAAGCCGCCCAAcaagccgccgccgccgagcaAACCCGCATGAGAGGCGTCCACGACGTTGTCCGCCAACACTACAACAGCGTTCCCGAGCGAGGCAGGCAATGGAGAACAACGGACAGCAAGATCAAGGGCCTCCGCGTCTTCAACAATTGGATCAAAAGCTGCATAATCCAGCGGTACTCCCCTGATGAAGACCACACCCCCGGATCGCGCGAGCTGGGCCGCTCCAGCGGCAAAGACCTCCTCGTTCTCGACATTGGGTGCGGAAAAGGCGGCGACCTGAACAAATGGCAACAGGCACCGCAACCAATTCAGCTCTACGTCGGTCTCGACCCTGCCGACGTCAGTATCGAGCAAGCCCGCGATCGCTACAGAACCCTCAGCTCGCGAGGGGGACGCGGCGGCCGAGGAGGCTTCAACCGCCGGCCCCCCCCTCGCGTATTCGATGCCCGGTTCCACGTAAAGGACTGTTACCGCGAGAGCATCGAAGACATTGAGATTATCCGCCAAGTTGGCTTCGACCCGTCCCCCATGAACAAGCGTGGCTTCGACGTCGTAACCATGATGTTCTCCATGCACTACGCCTTTGAGTCGGAAGAAAACGCACGCACAATGCTGCGCAACGTGGCGGGAGCCTTGAAAAAGGGCGGCCGTTTCATCGGCTGCATCCCCAACTCGGACGTGCTGGGCGAAAAAGTCCGCGAGTTCAACGAAAAAGCCGCCGCGAAAAGGGCACAAAAGGAACAGAAGGAGAAACAGGACGGTGAAACTACCACACCGCCGCCGGCTGAGCCTGAAGACGGCGAACTCGAAGAGGGCGAAGAGGAACCTACCGCAGAATGGGGCAACTCCATCTACCGCGTGCGGTTTCCTGGCAAGACACCTGATGACGGTATTTTCAGACCGGCATTCGGGTGGAAGTAcaatttcttcttggacgaGGCGGTGGAGGAAGTTCCGGAATATGTGGTCCCGTGGGAGGCTTTCCGTGCACTGGCAGACGACTTTAATCTGGAGTTACAGTTCCACAGAACATTCAGTGAGATTTGggaggcggagaaggacGATCCTGAGTTGGGACCATTGAGTGAGAGGATGGGCGTGAGGGAGAGAGGCGCAGGACCACTTTTGGTGTctgatgaggagatggaggctgCTAGCTTCTATATTGGCTTTTGCTTTTACAAGGTGTGA